One region of Clostridiales bacterium genomic DNA includes:
- the rplE gene encoding 50S ribosomal protein L5: MPSMKKKYVEEVAPALMTKFQYESVMQIPKIEKIVVSVGCGDCKDNAKALDAVIKDITAITGQHAVATVAKKSVANFKLREGMHVGVKVTLRQDRMWEFLDRLFNIALPRVRDFRGISADAFDGRGNYSLGLKEQIIFPEIEYDKIEKLRGMNIAIITTAKTDEEARELLKLMGAPFVTKA; encoded by the coding sequence ATGCCTTCTATGAAGAAGAAGTATGTGGAGGAAGTCGCTCCCGCTCTGATGACGAAGTTCCAGTACGAGAGCGTTATGCAGATCCCGAAGATCGAGAAGATCGTCGTCAGCGTCGGCTGCGGCGACTGCAAGGATAACGCCAAGGCGCTCGACGCCGTCATCAAGGACATCACTGCGATCACCGGCCAGCATGCGGTTGCGACCGTCGCCAAGAAGAGCGTCGCAAACTTCAAGCTGCGTGAGGGTATGCACGTCGGCGTGAAGGTCACGCTGCGTCAGGACCGTATGTGGGAGTTCCTGGATCGCCTGTTCAACATCGCGCTGCCTCGTGTCCGCGACTTCCGCGGCATCTCGGCCGATGCGTTCGACGGCCGCGGCAACTACAGCCTCGGCCTCAAGGAGCAGATCATCTTCCCCGAGATCGAGTACGATAAGATCGAGAAGCTCCGCGGCATGAACATCGCCATCATCACCACCGCCAAGACCGATGAGGAAGCACGCGAGCTGCTCAAGCTCATGGGCGCCCCGTTCGTCACC
- the rplX gene encoding 50S ribosomal protein L24, with product MNIKKDDKVVVLSGKDKGKEGKVLSADPKGGKLIVEGVNVATKHQKPKNQQDQGGIIKTETPIYACKVMVVCPKCGKPTRIAHKITDGKKVRVCKKCGAEL from the coding sequence ATGAACATCAAAAAAGACGATAAAGTCGTTGTCCTGTCCGGCAAGGACAAGGGCAAGGAAGGCAAAGTCCTGTCTGCTGACCCGAAGGGCGGCAAGCTCATCGTGGAGGGCGTGAACGTCGCCACGAAGCACCAGAAGCCGAAAAATCAGCAGGATCAGGGCGGCATCATCAAGACCGAAACCCCGATCTATGCCTGCAAGGTCATGGTCGTCTGCCCGAAGTGCGGCAAGCCGACCCGCATTGCGCACAAGATCACCGACGGCAAGAAAGTCCGCGTCTGCAAGAAGTGCGGCGCCGAACTGTAA
- the rplN gene encoding 50S ribosomal protein L14, translated as MIQQESYLKVADNTGAKEIKCIRVLGGSKRKYASIGDVIVASVRKAAPGGSVKKGDVVKAVVVRTVKPVRRADGTYVRFDENAAVLINGEDKNPRGTRIFGPVARELRDSDFTKILSLAPEVI; from the coding sequence ATGATTCAGCAGGAAAGTTATCTGAAGGTTGCCGACAATACCGGCGCCAAGGAAATCAAGTGCATCCGCGTTCTCGGCGGATCCAAGCGTAAATACGCCAGCATCGGCGACGTGATCGTTGCTTCCGTGCGCAAGGCGGCCCCCGGCGGCTCGGTCAAGAAGGGCGACGTCGTCAAGGCTGTTGTTGTCCGCACCGTGAAGCCGGTCCGCCGCGCGGACGGCACCTATGTGCGTTTCGATGAGAACGCCGCCGTCCTGATCAACGGCGAGGATAAGAACCCCCGCGGCACCCGTATCTTTGGGCCCGTCGCCCGTGAGCTCCGCGACAGTGACTTCACGAAGATCCTGTCTCTGGCTCCCGAAGTTATTTGA
- the rpsQ gene encoding 30S ribosomal protein S17 translates to MRTTSRKTRVGKVVSDKMDKTIVVIVEDHVAHKVYKKIIGKTYRLKAHDENNECHVGDIVRVMETRPLSKDKRWRVVEIVEKAK, encoded by the coding sequence ATGAGAACGACTTCCCGCAAGACCCGCGTCGGCAAAGTGGTGTCCGACAAGATGGACAAGACGATCGTTGTCATCGTGGAAGACCACGTGGCGCACAAAGTCTATAAAAAGATCATCGGCAAGACCTACCGCCTGAAGGCACACGACGAGAACAACGAGTGCCATGTTGGCGATATCGTCCGCGTGATGGAGACCCGCCCCCTGTCCAAGGACAAGAGATGGCGCGTGGTCGAGATCGTGGAAAAGGCGAAGTAA
- the rpmC gene encoding 50S ribosomal protein L29 — MKASEIRSMSAAELESKLVELKKDLFMLRMQHATNHLDNPVKISAVRRDIARVKTVLREKQLEQ, encoded by the coding sequence ATGAAAGCTAGTGAAATTCGCTCCATGTCCGCCGCTGAGCTGGAAAGCAAGCTGGTCGAACTGAAGAAGGACCTGTTCATGCTCCGTATGCAGCACGCTACCAATCATCTTGACAACCCCGTTAAGATTTCCGCTGTGCGTCGCGACATTGCCCGAGTCAAAACCGTGCTCCGCGAAAAGCAGCTCGAGCAGTGA
- the rplP gene encoding 50S ribosomal protein L16 yields MLMPKRVKYRRVQRGRMTGKALRGNKVTYGEFGLQAQEPAWITSNQIEAARVAMTRYTKRGGQVWIKIFPDKPVTQKPAETRMGSGKGSPEYWVAVVKPGRVLFEIAGVPEEAAREALRLASHKLPCKTKIVKKEDTEIGGE; encoded by the coding sequence ATGCTGATGCCGAAAAGAGTGAAGTACCGCAGAGTGCAGCGCGGTCGTATGACCGGCAAGGCCCTGCGCGGCAATAAGGTGACCTATGGTGAGTTCGGCCTGCAGGCGCAGGAGCCGGCCTGGATCACCTCCAACCAGATCGAGGCGGCCCGTGTCGCCATGACCCGTTACACCAAGCGTGGCGGTCAGGTCTGGATCAAGATCTTCCCCGACAAGCCGGTCACGCAGAAGCCGGCCGAGACCCGCATGGGTTCCGGTAAAGGTTCTCCTGAGTACTGGGTCGCCGTCGTGAAGCCCGGCAGAGTTCTGTTTGAGATCGCTGGCGTGCCGGAAGAGGCTGCCCGTGAGGCGCTGCGTCTGGCCAGCCACAAGCTTCCCTGCAAGACGAAGATCGTCAAGAAGGAAGACACTGAGATTGGTGGTGAATAA
- the rpsC gene encoding 30S ribosomal protein S3 produces the protein MGQKVNPHGMRVGVIKDWDSRWYARDEKVGDLIVEDYKIRQYLKKTLYSAGIPNIEIERDSAKVRIYIHCSRPGVVIGKGGAEIERIRLSVEKMIGKPVALSIVEVRTPDTNAQLVAENIAAQLEKRIGFRRAMKNAMGRAMRMGARGIKIMCSGRLGGAEIARTECYHEGTIPLQTIRADIEYGFAEAATTYGRVGVKVWIYKGEILSQSLRTTPRTMDLNKRDDRRRDRRDGDRRGRGGYNRDRRDGNRQGGRPGYQGGGRPQGGNRPQGGYNRGPRPAAPAAPKEGGNN, from the coding sequence ATGGGACAGAAAGTTAATCCGCACGGCATGCGTGTCGGCGTCATCAAAGATTGGGATTCCCGCTGGTATGCCCGTGACGAGAAGGTCGGCGACCTGATCGTTGAGGACTACAAGATCCGCCAGTACCTGAAGAAGACCCTGTATTCCGCAGGCATCCCGAACATCGAGATCGAGCGCGACAGCGCGAAGGTCCGCATCTATATCCACTGCTCTCGTCCGGGCGTTGTCATCGGCAAGGGCGGCGCGGAGATCGAGCGCATCCGCCTCTCCGTCGAGAAGATGATCGGCAAGCCGGTCGCCCTCTCCATCGTCGAGGTCCGCACGCCGGATACGAACGCACAGCTCGTCGCCGAGAACATCGCCGCGCAGCTCGAGAAGCGCATCGGCTTCCGCCGCGCGATGAAAAACGCCATGGGCCGCGCCATGAGAATGGGCGCCCGCGGCATCAAGATCATGTGCTCCGGCCGTCTGGGCGGCGCCGAGATCGCCCGCACCGAGTGCTACCACGAGGGCACCATTCCGCTGCAGACCATCCGCGCGGACATCGAGTACGGCTTCGCTGAGGCTGCCACGACCTACGGCCGTGTCGGCGTCAAGGTCTGGATCTACAAAGGCGAGATCCTCTCCCAGAGCCTGCGCACCACCCCGCGCACCATGGATCTGAACAAGCGCGACGACCGTCGCCGTGACCGCCGTGACGGCGATCGCAGAGGCCGCGGCGGCTACAACCGCGACCGTCGTGACGGCAACCGCCAGGGCGGCCGTCCGGGCTACCAGGGCGGCGGACGTCCGCAGGGCGGCAACCGTCCGCAGGGCGGCTACAACCGCGGCCCGCGTCCGGCAGCTCCCGCTGCTCCGAAGGAAGGAGGCAACAACTAA
- the rplV gene encoding 50S ribosomal protein L22 translates to MEELKTARAQLVHARIAPRKVQIVCDMIRGKDTKVAEAYMANTPKAGCELMLKLLKSACANAENNFEMDPDNLYVAEAYATAGPILKRGRPRAQGRMYRINKRTSHITIVVAEKA, encoded by the coding sequence AAACTGCACGTGCCCAGCTGGTGCACGCCCGTATCGCTCCCCGTAAGGTCCAGATCGTCTGCGACATGATCCGCGGCAAGGACACCAAGGTCGCCGAGGCCTATATGGCCAACACGCCGAAGGCCGGCTGTGAGCTCATGCTCAAGCTCCTCAAGAGCGCCTGCGCCAACGCGGAGAACAACTTCGAGATGGATCCGGACAACCTCTACGTTGCCGAGGCCTATGCCACGGCCGGCCCGATCCTCAAGCGCGGCCGCCCGAGAGCTCAGGGCCGTATGTACCGCATCAACAAGCGCACCAGCCACATCACCATCGTCGTGGCTGAGAAGGCATAA